Part of the Burkholderiales bacterium genome is shown below.
ATTGCCGTCATGGGCGGCGGAGTTCGACTGCGGCTCTTGGGCGCAGTTCTTCCTGAAGTACATCCTGGCCCACCCGGCGGTGACCTGTGTCATCCCGGCGACCAGCAAGCCGAAACACATGCTGGACAACCTGATGGCCGGCTATGGCAAGTTGCCGGACGAGAAAGCCCGGCGACGGATGACACAGTTCCTGAGCGGCCTATAGAAGGCCGCGCTGCGCAAGGTTCAGCATCAGATCCGCGATGCCGAATGTCCAGGGCGCGATGCGGTCGCAATAGTTCACGCGGTTGACGAGCGTACCCAAGCGCTCGGCACGGATCGTGACCACGTCGCCCAGGCGATGGGTGAAGCCTTTGCCGGGTTCGTGGCGATCCTGGATCGGTGCGAACTGAGTGCCCAGAAACAACATCAGTCCGTCGGGATACTGATGCATCCGATTGATCGCTTGCGCAACCAGCTCCAGCGGATCCCGGCTGATCCGCTTCAAGTCGCTCGTGCCCTGCAAGCGGTATCCGTCCGTACCACTGACTTCGATCTCGATGCGCGTGGCGCGCAGATCGTCCATCGCGTACTTGCTGTCGAAGAGCCGGATGAACGGGCCGATCGCGCAACTGGCGTTATTGTCCTTGGCCTTTCCGAGCAGTAGCGCGCTGCGTCCCTCGAAGTCGCGCAGATTCACATCGTTACCGAGCGTGGCACCCACGACCCTGCCCGCCCGATTCACCGCCAGGACCGCTTCGGGTTCAGGATTGTTCCAGGACGAATCCGGCCGGATACCGATCTCGGCGCCGACCCCCACCGCCGACATCGGCTGCGCCTTGTTGAAGACTTCGGCATCGGGGCCGATGCCCACTTCCAGGTACTGCGACCATAACCCGCGCCGGATGAGCGACGCCTTGAGCTTTGCCGCCTCCGGCGAGCCGGGCTTCACGCTGCGGATGCTCGCGCCGATTTCTTCGCCGATCGCGCGGCGAACCTCCTCGGCTTTCGCCGGGTCGCCCTTGGCATGCTCCTCGATCACCCGCTCGAGCATGCTGGACACGAAGGTGACGCCGCAGGCGCGCAGCGCCTGCAGATCGCACGGCGTGAGGAAGTAAGGCTTGGAGGGATCGCGCCGCTCGGCGTGGGAGTTGTCCAGCAGCGCTTCGACGCTTCCGATGCGCCGGGCTCGTCGGCCTTTCAGGGCGTCCTGAACCAGCGCGAGCGGATCGACGGCGTTGAGCAACTGGCTCGACGTGGCCACGACGCGCCCAAGGTCGTACACCGCTGCGTCGCGGATCGCCACGGGGCTGGGACCCGGCACGCGACCGGGCACCCATGCCCGGCCGATCAGCGTGGCGATCTCCGCGTCCTTCGGAAGTATGTTCTGCGCAGTCAGATGCATCGTGGCCCTTATTCGCTCTTGTACATCATGAACAGCATCTCGGGCGTGCACTCCGGGGCGCAGATCGCACCCCAGCCACTGTTCGCGTCAGTCATCGGGAAATACACCTCGAAGCGATGTCCCAGCTCATTGGCTGCCTCCAGGCGCAGCACGCGCTTCGGCGGCGCATCGGGCCGGTAATTGGGCAGCAACGCGACCAGTGCGTCGTTTCGCCTCAGCGCCGCATCGCCGCTCAACTCTTCGACGGACAGCGAGGTGAAGTAGCGCGCTCCCGGTTCGGCGCGCGACGCCATCGGACTGTAGGCGGCGATCAGGGGCTGGTCGAAGTAGCTCGCCGGGTAGCGCCACACCCAGCCTTCGCGCGCCACGATGATCTGGCCGATGGGCAGGCACGACAACTGCGCGAACGGCTCGATCGCCAGGGGCAGCCGGGTGACCGCATCGGCGGGTGGATGCTCGCAATCGAAGGGCCAAGCAGCCGCGGGAACTTCGCCTTCCCGATGGGCCAGAGCAGCCGTAAGGAAGCAGACTGCCGCGAAGCATGCAGCCGCTGGTAGTGAAGCGCGTCGCATCGATCTCCTCCGTGGTCTGGCGGGGAGAGTATAGCGACCGGACGCCGCGCCGGAAAAAGGGGCCCGGGCGAGCGCGCGAGACCGTGGCTGAAGCGGGGAGCGGGACGCAGGCCCCGCACCCCCGAGTCCCGGCTCGCCGGCCGGGCTTCGCCTTTACCGAGGAATGACGACGGAGTCGATGACGTGGATGACGCCGTTGCTGGCAAACACATCTGCCTTGATGACTTTGGCGTTGTCCACCTTTACGCCGTCCGTCGTGCTCACGGACAGCGACTGCCCTTGCAGGGTCTTGACCTTGCCCGGCCTGACGTCAGAAGACATCACTTTTCCCGGCACCACGTGATAGGTCAGGACCTGGGTCAGCTTGTCCTTGTCTTGCAGCAGCGCCTCCAGCGTTCCGGGCGGCAGCTTGGCAAAGGCCTCGTCGGTGGGCGCGAAGACGGTGAAAGGGCCGCCGCCCTTGAGCGTATCGACCAGCCCGGCTGCCTGCACGGCGGTCACCAGCGTCTTGAAGGAGCCGGCGGCCACGGCGGTGTCGACCAGATCGGCCGAAGGGGGCTGGGTTCTGGTGTCGGCCGTCGCGCAAGCCGACGTCACGACAACGGCGGCGCTGAGCAGCAACGCCCGAAGTATCGCAGAGATTTTCATGTTTCCCTCGTTAAAATGGTTTGTCGATGACTGCTTTGTCCGAACCCTCCCCGGCAGCCACCTCCGACACGGTGTCCAACCGGCGAGTTCCGCACGCCGCGCGCACGGCCAGGTCGTTGTCCACGCAGTCCCTTCCCGCGAATCGCTAGTCGATGCTGGACCGCTGCGTGGTCTTTCTGGATGTCGAGACGACCGGCGCGATTCCGGGCCTGGACCGGATCACCGAGATCGGCCTGATCGAAGTGGACGGCGGGCGGGTCGTGGCCGAGTGGAGCTCGCTCGTCAATCCGCTGCGAAGCATTCCACCGGAGATTCAGGAGCTCACCGGCATCACCGATGCCATGGTCGCCGAGGCGCCGGGATTCGACCGGCTCGCGCCCGATCTTTACGCGCGGCTGCAGGGGAAGGTGCTGGTGGCGCACAATGCCCGCTTCGACTATGGATTCCTGCGGCAGGAATTCCGCCGCGCCGGGTATCGCTACACCGCGCCCGTGCTGTGCACCGTGAAGCTCTCGCGCCGTCTCTACCCGCACGAGCGCCGGCACAATCTCGACGCCCTCATCGCGCGACACGGGCTGCCGTGCGAGAAGCGCCATCGGGCGCTCGCGGACGCCCGCGTGTTGTGGGCGTTCACGCAGCGCATCCACGATCGCTTCGGTGCCGACTGCGTGCGCGTCGAGGCCGAACAACTGCTGCGTCCGCCGGCGCTGCCGCCGGCTCTCGAGCCGGACGCACTGGAGGACCTACCGGACGGCGCGGGCGCCTATGTGTTCTACGGGGAAGGCGACGTGCCGCTCTACGCAGGCGGCAGCGCCCACCTGCGCACGCGCGTGCTCGCGCACTTCGGAGGTGAAACGCACCGCGACCGGGAAATCACACGCCACGTGCGGCGCGTTGACTGGATCGAGACCGCGGGAGAGATCGGCGCGGCGATTCAAGAAGCGCAGTTGCTGGAGAAGCTGCAGCCCGCGTACAACCGCAAGCCCTGGCGCAGCGAGACGCTTTGCTTGCGCTGGAACCCGGTGGACGGTCCGGCACGCCCCGCGCTGGTCGAAGTTTCGGCCGCGGACTTCGTCGGCCCCCGGGACCTGTTCGGCCCGTTCAGTTCCAGAACTGCTGCCCACAATGCTTTGCGTACACTGGCCGAGGGCCACGGCCTGTGCCTCATCGCGCTCGGTCTGGATTGCGGCGACGGCCCCTGCTTCAACGTTGCGCGCAAGCGCTGTCGCGGCCTGTGCGTCGGCGCGGAACCCGAGCGGCTGCACACGGCGCGCCTTGCCGCCGCCCTCGCTCCGCTGAGGATCCAGCAGTGGCCGTTCGAGGGTCCCGTCGGCGTGCGCGAAACCGATCCTTTCACCGGCCGACGGCAGATACACGTCTTCGACCGCTGGTGCTGGCTCGGCAGCGCGGACATCCAGACTGAAGTCGCCGAGATTCTGCAAACGCGCTCCGGCGGCGCGTTCGGCATCCACACTTACAGGCTGCTGCGCCGATTGCTTCGGCAACCAGCGAAGGGGGTCGAGGTCATCGACCTGCCGCCAGCCTGAGGCGGCGATCAACACCGGTTGGCAAGCGCGCATCGCCGGCCTTCAGGGTCGAAGGTTTGTGTCCTCACCTTCGCGTCCCCCGCGGCCAGCGGCGGCTTCGCGATTCAATGTGCGCCCAGGAACCGGTCCAGGACGGTGTTGAACTCTTCGCTCTGCTCCAGGTTCGACAGGTGCGAAGCGTTCTTGAGCACCACGAGTTCCGAACCTGGAATCGCGTCATGGATCGCCTCCGACATGGCAGGCGGCGTGCCCACGTCGTGCTCGCCGACGACGACGAGCACCGGACAGCGGACCGCGCCGAGCTTGCCGGTCAGATCGATCCTGGGGATGGCGTAGCAGCAGCCGATATAACCCGCGACCGGGGTGCTGCGGATCATGTCGCCGACCCGCTTCATGACGTCCGGACGCAGCTTGCGGAACGGTTCGGTGAACCAGCGCTCCAGCGTCGGCTGCACCAGCGGCTCCATGCCCTGTTCGCGCGCCGTCTTGATACGACCATCCCACACCGGTTGCGCCTCGGGCGCAATGCGGCTCGCGGTGTCGCACAACACCAGGGTCCTGAACACGCCCGGGTACTTGAGTGCGAAAGTCATTCCGATCATCCCGCCCATCGACAGTCCGACGAAATGCGTCTCGCGAATGCCCAGGGCATCGAGCAAGCCCTTTAAATCGGCTGCGAGCTGGTCCAG
Proteins encoded:
- a CDS encoding fumarylacetoacetate hydrolase family protein; amino-acid sequence: MHLTAQNILPKDAEIATLIGRAWVPGRVPGPSPVAIRDAAVYDLGRVVATSSQLLNAVDPLALVQDALKGRRARRIGSVEALLDNSHAERRDPSKPYFLTPCDLQALRACGVTFVSSMLERVIEEHAKGDPAKAEEVRRAIGEEIGASIRSVKPGSPEAAKLKASLIRRGLWSQYLEVGIGPDAEVFNKAQPMSAVGVGAEIGIRPDSSWNNPEPEAVLAVNRAGRVVGATLGNDVNLRDFEGRSALLLGKAKDNNASCAIGPFIRLFDSKYAMDDLRATRIEIEVSGTDGYRLQGTSDLKRISRDPLELVAQAINRMHQYPDGLMLFLGTQFAPIQDRHEPGKGFTHRLGDVVTIRAERLGTLVNRVNYCDRIAPWTFGIADLMLNLAQRGLL
- a CDS encoding fasciclin domain-containing protein, whose product is MLLSAAVVVTSACATADTRTQPPSADLVDTAVAAGSFKTLVTAVQAAGLVDTLKGGGPFTVFAPTDEAFAKLPPGTLEALLQDKDKLTQVLTYHVVPGKVMSSDVRPGKVKTLQGQSLSVSTTDGVKVDNAKVIKADVFASNGVIHVIDSVVIPR
- a CDS encoding exonuclease domain-containing protein, encoding MLDRCVVFLDVETTGAIPGLDRITEIGLIEVDGGRVVAEWSSLVNPLRSIPPEIQELTGITDAMVAEAPGFDRLAPDLYARLQGKVLVAHNARFDYGFLRQEFRRAGYRYTAPVLCTVKLSRRLYPHERRHNLDALIARHGLPCEKRHRALADARVLWAFTQRIHDRFGADCVRVEAEQLLRPPALPPALEPDALEDLPDGAGAYVFYGEGDVPLYAGGSAHLRTRVLAHFGGETHRDREITRHVRRVDWIETAGEIGAAIQEAQLLEKLQPAYNRKPWRSETLCLRWNPVDGPARPALVEVSAADFVGPRDLFGPFSSRTAAHNALRTLAEGHGLCLIALGLDCGDGPCFNVARKRCRGLCVGAEPERLHTARLAAALAPLRIQQWPFEGPVGVRETDPFTGRRQIHVFDRWCWLGSADIQTEVAEILQTRSGGAFGIHTYRLLRRLLRQPAKGVEVIDLPPA
- the pcaD gene encoding 3-oxoadipate enol-lactonase, translating into MKASIDGIRINYEIEGSNGPWVTFSHSLACNLRMWDEQAAMLRDRYRVLRFDTRGHGDSDAPEGAYTLDQLAADLKGLLDALGIRETHFVGLSMGGMIGMTFALKYPGVFRTLVLCDTASRIAPEAQPVWDGRIKTAREQGMEPLVQPTLERWFTEPFRKLRPDVMKRVGDMIRSTPVAGYIGCCYAIPRIDLTGKLGAVRCPVLVVVGEHDVGTPPAMSEAIHDAIPGSELVVLKNASHLSNLEQSEEFNTVLDRFLGAH